The Bdellovibrio sp. NC01 genome includes the window AATATAAACGTCGTCAGCGTCTTTTAAAATGCGCAACTTTTCTTCAGTCACTTCACCTAAGACACGAATCGCAAGCCCCGGCCCCGGGAACGGATGACGCCATAACATCGCGTGTGGCAAGCCCAACTGTGCACCCAATGCACGAACTTCATCTTTAAACAGCTCACGCACGGGCTCCACAAGCCCTAGATGCATTTTTTCTGGAAGACCACCCACATTGTGATGCGACTTAATCGTGACACTGCCACCGACCGAAGAAACGCTTTCAATCACGTCTGGATACAAAGTACCTTGCGCAAGCCATTTGATTGGCAAATTGCGATCGTAACTTTTATCAAAGATTTCAATAAACACACGGCCGATGGTTTTGCGTTTATCTTCAGGATCGGTCTTACCTTTAAGAGCCGACAAGAATTCCTTCGAAGCATCAACGCCTTTGACGTTCAGACCAATTTCTTTATAAGAAACTAAAACATTTTCGAATTCATTTTTACGTAGAAGTCCATTATCAACAAAAACACAGTGCACACGTTCTGAACCCAAGGCTTGAGTTAACAGAGTGGCAACAACTGTTGAATCAACGCCACCACTTAAACCGACAAGAACATGATCTGTGGGACCAACTTGCTTGCGAACTTCTTGTAGCAAATGATCTTTGATATGAGGAGCATCCCAATCCGCCCTCGCTTTACACATGTCTTTGGCAAAGTATTGAAGCAAGTTTAAACCGTGATCTGTGTGCGCCACCTCTGGATGGAATTGCACCGCTAGCACGTCATCAGAACGCATTGCTGCTGGGTGATTCCCATCTGACATCGCGATGATTTTAAAACCCGGTGGCACCGCTTCAACAACGTCACCGTGACTCATCCAAACCTGTTGTTTCTTTGGAACTTCAGGCAGGGCTTCCGTCCATGTTACATAATTAAGACCATACTCGCGATGATGCGCCTTCGTTACTTTACCACCCAGTGAATGAGTCAGTAACTGCATACCATAACAAACGCAGAATAAAGGACTTATGTTACGAAGCTCCGGAATATTTCTTTGCGGAGAACCAGGTTCATAAACTGAATTAGGTCCGCCACTTAAAATAATTCCGTAAGGATTTTTTTTACGAATTTCCTCTGTTGGATATTGGTAAGAATGAATTTCAGAGTAAAATCCAAGCTCACGCAAGCGACGAGCGATTAATTGTGTAAACTGCGAACCAAAATCTAAAATAATAAAACCGCGCATCGTTTTTAACTTTCGATTCTATAGTTTGGAGCTTCTTTCGTGATGCTGACATCATGAACATGCGATTCACGAAGACCTTGTGCCGAAATCTGCACAAACTTCGCTTTCGATTGAAGTTCATCAATATTTCTTGCACCCAAATAACCCATACCAGATTTTAAACCACCAACAAGTTGATGAATCACGCCTGAAGCCGGTCCCTTGTAAGCGACCTTACCTTCAATGCCCTCTGGAACAAGCTTTTCGTTGTCTTCGATATCCATCTGACCATAACGATCTTTCGAACCGCGAGACATCGCACCAATCGAACCCATACCGCGATACACTTTATAAGAACGACCTTGGAAAAGAATCGTTTCACCCGGAGATTCTTCAGCACCTGCAAGCAAATTACCAATCATCACCGAGTTCGCACCCAATGCTAATGCTTTCG containing:
- the guaA gene encoding glutamine-hydrolyzing GMP synthase, with amino-acid sequence MRGFIILDFGSQFTQLIARRLRELGFYSEIHSYQYPTEEIRKKNPYGIILSGGPNSVYEPGSPQRNIPELRNISPLFCVCYGMQLLTHSLGGKVTKAHHREYGLNYVTWTEALPEVPKKQQVWMSHGDVVEAVPPGFKIIAMSDGNHPAAMRSDDVLAVQFHPEVAHTDHGLNLLQYFAKDMCKARADWDAPHIKDHLLQEVRKQVGPTDHVLVGLSGGVDSTVVATLLTQALGSERVHCVFVDNGLLRKNEFENVLVSYKEIGLNVKGVDASKEFLSALKGKTDPEDKRKTIGRVFIEIFDKSYDRNLPIKWLAQGTLYPDVIESVSSVGGSVTIKSHHNVGGLPEKMHLGLVEPVRELFKDEVRALGAQLGLPHAMLWRHPFPGPGLAIRVLGEVTEEKLRILKDADDVYISELRRQGLYEKIWQAFCVLLPVKTVGVQGDSRTYDHVLALRAVTSSDGMTADWYPFEFQFLREVSNLITNKVKGVNRVVYDVTSKPPGTIEWE